From Camelina sativa cultivar DH55 chromosome 7, Cs, whole genome shotgun sequence, one genomic window encodes:
- the LOC104704323 gene encoding mavicyanin-like, whose translation MALTKKNMFFTSLLILVTLFGVAIGGTVHKVGDSKGWTMIDVDYEAWASSRTFQVGDSLVFSYNNNFHDVTEVTHNDFQLCESSKPLVTYNTGSDSIILTKPGVQQFICGVPGHCKSGQKLQIHVLPAYLGHVAAPVPGPVRSPSSSSSPSPANAPQQHQMAPSPLQSGASKSASWIGFSLLALILAF comes from the coding sequence ATGGCTTTGACTAAGAAGAACatgttttttacttctttgttgATTCTTGTAACTCTTTTTGGAGTTGCCATTGGAGGAACCGTTCACAAGGTCGGAGACTCGAAGGGATGGACGATGATAGATGTTGATTACGAGGCTTGGGCTTCATCAAGAACTTTTCAAGTCGGAGACTCTTTGGTCTTCTCATACAACAACAATTTCCACGACGTCACTGAAGTCACTCACAATGATTTTCAGCTGTGTGAATCGTCTAAACCACTTGTGACATACAATACTGGGTCCGACTCAATCATTCTAACTAAACCGGGAGTCCAACAGTTCATATGCGGAGTTCCTGGTCACTGCAAGTCGGGGCAGAAGCTTCAAATCCATGTCTTGCCAGCCTATTTGGGTCACGTCGCTGCTCCGGTTCCTGGACCTGTCCGATCACCAAGCTCTTCCTCGTCTCCTTCACCAGCCAACGCTCCACAGCAGCATCAGATGGCTCCATCACCTCTTCAAAGCGGTGCCTCAAAGTCGGCTTCTTGGATCGGCTTCAGCTTGTTGGCATTGATCTTAGCATTCTAG
- the LOC104700359 gene encoding uncharacterized protein LOC104700359, whose product MDFKGIKWVGNVYQKFEAMCLEVEEIIVQDTAKYVENQVHTVGNSVKKFCSDVVQDLLPDDDDSVGSGKPLPVSMLNEYAPVCSFKKKRESVNRKARDVKQDEEVTEGKKDGCAMQLRGLDADDYDICTSPRQYSYGGPYRRGRVGRKQIFKKEEPFQVTRPIVQSKVHSACVKDDVGTVNSSSLSMVHSARVKDDVGTVNSRSLSMVHSARVKDNVGTVNSSSFSMVHSIKDDVKTVRPSDTPPGQVERLISKKEGQKENKPENQNSLTAINSVRSKDSEIRTEIEHGLTVVNSVRSQDSEIQPSVATGLPAGSDDCKKETNEDSMETSSSSVSEHKSNILQHLIGGSVEESCILVDRDEFQCVFPDKMENDKNKPYKKIRDAISSRMKQNREKEYKRLARQWYAEDVENGRECGDNPKPVDENRSSEESEWELL is encoded by the exons ATGGATTTTAAAGGTATAAAATGGGTTGGGAATGTGTACCAGAAGTTTGAAGCAATGTGCTTAGAGGTTGAAGAAATCATTGTGCAG GATACTGCAAAATACGTTGAGAACCAAGTTCATACGGTTGGTAATAGTGTCAAGAAGTTCTGTTCAGATGTGGTTCAAGACTTGCttcctgatgatgatgactctgTAGGTTCAGGAAAACCTTTACCTGTTTCTATGTTAAATGAATACGCTCCTGTTTGTtccttcaaaaagaaaagagaaagcgTGAACCGAAAAGCCAGAGATGTGAAGCAAGATGAAGAAGTAACTGAGGGGAAGAAGGATGGATGTGCAATGCAATTACGTGGTCTTGATGCAGATGATTATGATATATGTACGTCTCCGAGGCAGTATAGTTATGGTGGTCCTTATAGAAGAGGAAGAGTTGGTCGCAAACAGATCTTTAAAAAAGAGGAGCCTTTTCAAGTTACCAGGCCTATTGTCCAATCAAAGGTTCATAGTGCTTGTGTCAAAGATGATGTCGGGACTGTAAACTCAAGTAGTTTATCAATGGTTCATAGTGCTCGTGTTAAAGATGATGTTGGAACTGTCAACTCAAGAAGTTTATCAATGGTTCACAGTGCTCGTGTGAAAGATAATGTTGGAACTGTAAACTCAAGTAGTTTTTCAATGGTTCATAGTATCAAAGATGACGTCAAAACTGTAAGGCCAAGTGATACTCCTCCAGGTCAAGTAGAAAGACTCATCTCTAAAAAGGAAGGTCAGAAAGAGAATAAACCCGAAAATCAAAACAGTCTGACAGCGATTAATTCTGTTAGAAGTAAAGATTCAGAGATTAGAACTGAGATTGAACATGGTCTTACGGTTGTTAATTCTGTTAGAAGTCAAGATTCAGAGATTCAACCATCTGTTGCTACTGGCTTACCTGCAGGATCTGATG ATTGCAAAAAGGAAACCAATGAGGATTCAATGGAAACAAGTTCAAGTTCTGTCTCAGAGCACAAGTCCAACATTCTGCAACATCTTATTGGAGGATCAGTTGAAGAAAGCTGTATACTTGTGGACAGAGACGAATTCCAATGTGTATTTCCTGACAAGATGGAGaatgacaaaaacaaaccatacaag AAGATAAGAGACGCTATATCTTcaagaatgaaacaaaacagagaaaaagaataCAAGCGACTTGCACGCCAATGGTacgctgaagatgttgagaatgGGAGAGAATGTGGCGATAATCCGAAACCGGTAGATGAAAACCGATCATCAGAAGAATCTGAATGGGAGCTTCTGTAA